The Chitinophaga pinensis DSM 2588 region AGTGCTAACAGTCCATAATAGCGCGATAACCAGCCAGTAGCGTACATTTTTTTTCATCCGTGTATTTTTTGTTTTTACAACCGCGGGCAAAAGAAATTCTCTTCAGAATAAACTTTCTTCTTCCTGCTTATGAAGGATAAGGATAGTTCAAAGCTGTTACTACCGTTCACTAATCTTCTGAGATTAGATGCGTTCACATCATAACTGAGACCCAGCACAAAATTTTTGAAGTGGAAACCTGCAAAAGGAATCGCGGAGTCATTGATACGGTAGTTTGCTCCCAGCAGGAAGTCAAACTCCTCATTCAGGTATGCCTGACCATATAAGCCCACCACTGTCTCATGCGCATTTCCCTGGCGCATGTATAAACCGTGTGGCGTAAGACTGAATATCTCATTCAGCTTGATACGTGTACCACCATGTCCGATATATCTTACCGGCAGCCGTTTATTAGAGCCGGCAGATACAAATGGATCCTGCGGCTGTGTAAGGTGTCCGGCAGAGAAACCTGCAAATGGATTGAACTGGTGGTTAGGGTTACCATCGAAGAACATGACACCTGCAGCGGCATCAAAAGAGTTGGAAGATGTCGTACTGATATTCTCTCCACTTGGTTTAGAGGGATCAAATCCCATCACCGGATCATACTGACTACCCAATTGCCATTTCGCAGGATCTATTTTACGGTTGATCATACCCGCCTGGATACCAAATACCAGCTGGCTGGTACCGGTTTCGCCAAAGCGTACACCACGGTATGAGAAACTGGCCATTGCATTGAGATAGTTATACCCTGCATCACCGGCAGACATGTTTGTGATATTCAGACCTACACCGATGTTATTGGCCGCAGCTGCATCAAACGATACGCCTACTGTGGAAAAAGGCTTTCCGATGTTTACCCATTGGTTACGATAATTGGCACTGACACGATAATCCCCATCAACAATACCTGTCAACGCAGGGTTCAGCCACATGGGATAAGCATAATACTGGGAGAAGTGAGGATCTACCTGTGCCTTTACCCAGCCTGGCATCAATGCAATCAGCACGGTTCCGACAACAAAGAGTATATTCTTATTCTTCATAGGAAGACTTTTTTGACGTTTTTTAAGGAATGGCCGGGATAGGGGTCTACCCCGGCCTTATGTAGTTTCTAACCCGTTAGCGTACGATAGTGACGGTTCCCTTCATGTTAACAACTGAACCATCCTGAAGCGTAGCGCGAAGCACCCAGATATATACACCTACCGGTTGCTGGCGGCCACCCATTGTACCATCCCATCCGGTACGCTGATCTTTTGTTTCGAAGATCTGCTGACCAAACTGGTTGTAGTATCTCACCACCACGTTGGCAATTGTGTTGCCGTATACATAGTGTACATCGTTGAAGCCATCACCGTTTGGCGTGAAGAGGTTCGGTACGAAGATCTTGTTACCCTGTGGGTTCTCCGCTTTACCGGTCACCGCTGCAGAGAGTGCGCTGGTTTCACAATCAGCATCACCCAGTGCTCTTACACGTATAGTTACTGACTGCGTAGGCGTCAGACCCGATACGACATGTGTGAGACCCGCAGCACCAGCGCTTGGAACGATATAAGTAATGCCATTGTCAAGTGTTACCTCATAAGATACTGCACCTGGAACAGCCGCCCACTGGAAGGTCACCTGTGTTGGTGTTGTTTCGCTGACAGTTACAACCGGAGCATCCAGGGCTTCCAGGATATTCACCTGTACCGCTATTCTGCTGCTGCTGGTACAACCACCGGCGCTTACTACTTCCACATAGTAGGTAGTGTTCTGATTCAGTGCTGGTGTGGTAAATGCTGCCGTTGTAGCGACTGCTGTACCACCTGTTGCTGTTGTATACCAGCGGAAGCCTGCATTTGGTGTTGTTGAAGACGCAGTAAGTGTTGCGGTAGCACCCGGACAAATACCAGCTTCATTGCCGGTTACTGTGGCGTTATTCGCCGGCGCACCTACATTCACATTGACTGTGGTACGTGCTGCACTTGCACAACCAGATGCATTTAGTGCTTCTACATAATATGTGACGTTTGCATTAATTGGAGGAGTGATAAATGTGCTGCCTGTGCCAGCCGCTGTACCACCGGTCGGAGTGGTGTACCAGCGATAGGTGAGGGCCGCATTCGGATTCTGTACGCTCAGCGTAGCTGTCTGACCCTGACAAGCCGTTACACTTGCACTTGCCACTACAGGAGCAGTAGGCGTAGTATTCACAGTTACCTGTACAATCGTACGGCTCTGGCTCACACAACCACCGGAAGATGCTTCCACATAGTAAGTCATGCTTGTATTCAGCTGCGGAGTGGTAAACTCTGCACCGGTGAAGCCGGCAGTACCACCTATTGCAGCTTCGTACCATTTGTAGCTGATACCAGCCTGCGCATTCTTCACAGAAAGCAGGGCAGAAGTTCCGGCACAGATCGTCGCACCATCTGCCAGCGGCGCATCAATCGTATTCACGATGGTGACAGTCACGCCTTTTCTTGCCTGGCTGCTGCAACCGGAACCATTCAGGGCTTCCACATAGAAGGTAGTATTACCGTTCAGCGATGTAGTGGTGTACTCAGGACCGGTAGCCAGCAGGGTACCATTATCCGGCGCATCGTACCAGCGATAGGTCAGCGCTGCATCCGGGTTGAGTACATTGAGAGTAGCCGTACCGCCTACACAAGTCACCACATTTGCAGAAACGACATCCGGCGTTGGCGCAGCAGCATCTACCACGATGCTTCCTGTTGCGCGGCTTGCACTTACACAGGTAGTACCTGAAGCAGCCTGCACATAGTAGCTGACATTTGCCGTTACAGCGGTTGCGGTGAACGTAGTGCCTGTGAATACAAGCGTACCACCATTCGCTGCGTCAAACCACTGGTAATCGATACCCGCCTGCGGACTCTGTACTGACAGCGTTACATCCTGACCCGCACATACTCTTACGCTTGCGGCAGTCAGTACCGGCACATCAGGGGACTGACCTACAGTTACCGTAACAGCTGCTCTTGCACTGGAACCAGCACACTGGCTGTTAGTGCTGACAGCTTCCACATAGTAGGTAGTGCTTGCATTCAGGTTTGGTGTTACGAATTCAGGACCACTGAATACTGCGGTACCACCTGTTGCTGTTGTGTACCAGTTATAGGTTACACCTGTTGTAGAGGAGGTGACACGCAGTCTTGCGGTACCGCCTGTACAGGTGTTTACATTATTGGATTCAAGGGTCGGAACAGGCGGAACGCTGGACACTGTCACGCTTACAGCCGCTCTTGTCGCACTGCTACAATTACCGTTGGTCGCTTCTACATAGTAGGTAGTCGGCGCTGTGATCACTGGTGTAGTGAACGTGCTGCCTGTACCAGCCAGGGTACCACCCGTAGCGGCAGTATACCAGTTATAGGTCAGTGCTGCATCCGGATTCTGTACAGTCAGGTCAACTGTTGTACCTGGACATGTATTGACAGCAGACGCGGTTACCGGTGTGGCCGGTGCCGGCGTAACTGTGATCGTTGCTGTTGCACGGGCGCCTGCATTCACACAACCACCTGCATTTACAGCCTGTACATAGTAGTTCGCGGTAGCCGTCACGCCCGTGATAGTGAAGCTGTTACCGGTAAACACAAGCGTACCGTTGGTCGCTGCATTAAACCACTGGTAGTCTACACCTGTCTGCGGACTCTGTACTGACAGCGTCACATCCCGACCAGCACAGATGCTTACGTTTGCAGCTGTCAGTACCGGTGTACCAGGGATCTGATTGACTGTTACTGTCACAGCGACTCTTGCGCTTGTTCCCGCACATTGACTATTGGTACTAACCGCCTGTACATAATAAGTAGTACTTGCCGTCAGGTTTGGCGTTACAAATTCAGGACCGCTGAAGGCAGGTGTACCGCCTGTTGCTGCAGTGTACCAGTTATAAGTCACACCTGTTGTACTGGATGTCACACGTAATGTTGCGGAGGCACCTGTACAGATATTTACATTATTGGATTCAAGGGTCGGAACAGGCGGAGCGCTGGACAGTGTAATGTTAACAGCCGCTCTTGTCGCACTGCTACAGTTACCATTGCTTGCTTCCACATAGTAGGTAGTAGCCGCATTGATGACAGGCGTTGTAAAGGTGGCACCTGTGCCTGCTGCCGTACCACCAGTAGCGGTAGTATACCAGTTATAAGTCAGTGCTGCATTCGGATTCTGTACCGCCAGATCAATGGTTGTACCCGGACATGCTGTCACATCTGAAGCCGTCACCGGTGTAGCAGGGGCTGGTGTAACATTGATTGCTACAGCAACACGGGCGCCTGCATTTGCACAACCATTTGCATTTACCGCCTGCACATAGTAGGTGATATTGCTGGTTATCGCATATACTACGAATACCGGACCCGTAGATACCAGCGTACCGCCGGTAGGAGCGTCATACCACTGGTAAGCCAGATTATCCTGCGGATCCTGTATGAACAGGATCGTATTCTGACCTGAACATACATCTATACTGTTGCTTACCACAGCAGTAGTAACTGGTCTTGGCACTACAGTTACTGTAGCGGACACTCTTGCACCGGAAGCACCACAACCGGAGGCGGTATTCACTGCCTCTACATAGTATACAGTGGTAGTTGTCAGCGGCGCTGTTGTGAACTCAGGACCGGAGAATACCGGTGTGCCACCTGTAGCCGTAGTATACCAGTTATAGGTAATACCTGTAGTCAGGGAAGTTACACGCAGGGTTGCAGCCGCACCTGTACATACAGAGAGATTGGCGGATTCCAGGGTCGGAGTAGGCGCAGGATCGCTTACCACCACACTCACTCTTGCTCTTACAGCGCTGCTACAGTTACCACTGGTAGCTTCCACATAATAATCAGTATCTGCATTGATAACAGGCGTTGTAAAGGTTGCGCCTGTACCTGCAGCTGTACCACCGGTAGCGGTAGTATACCAGCGATAGGTAAAGCTGTTATTCGGATTTTGTACAGCCAGTGCCGCAGTTGCACCACGACAGATATTCACAGCAGTGCTGACCACTGTTGGCGTACCCGGAGCTGGTGTTACCACCACACTTGCTTTTGCACGGACGCCGGTGCTGATACAGCCATTGCTGTTGACTGCCTGTACATAGTAATCTGCACTCGCGTTTGCAGCTCTTACCACGAAAGTCGGACCGGTAGCTAACAGTGTACCGCCAGTAGCGGCATCATACCACTGATAGGTAAGGGTGCCCTGTGGATTCAGAATGGCGAGGGTTGCGTCCTGACCGGCACAAACCTGTACACTTGCCGTTTGCAATACAGGTGTACCCGGATTCAGGGCCACACTTGCAGTAGCAGCGACTCTTGCACTGGCAGCGCCACATTGTGATGCATTATTAATTGCTTCTACATAGTAAACTGTAGTCGCTGTGAGGGCGCCTGTAGTGAAGGTAGCACCTGTTGATACCGGCGTACCGCCAGTCAGCGCTGTATACCATCTGTAGGTGACACCTGCTGCCGGAGATACTACACGGAATGTAGCAGTACTACCTGAACAGATATCGACATTCTGTGCTTCCAATACAGGAGTCGGAGCTGCTGCACCTACGCTTACGGTTGCCCTTACTCTTGCAGAGAGTATGCAGGAACCATTACCTGTTTCTACATAAAATGCAGTATCTGTATTCAGTGCATTCGTCACATAGGTTGTACCTGTAAAGAGGAGTGTACCACCTATTGGTGCACTGTACCAACGGGTCTGGATGTTCTGACCTGTTACAGTTGCTGTAAGGGTTGCCTGCTGGCCCGCGCAGATAGTTGCGTTGGTGACAGTCGGCGTTACCAGACCAGGCACCACACTTACTGTGACAGATACCCTGTTGGGATTCGCGCAATTATTGCTTGTACGTACGCTCTGTACATAATAAGTCGTAGTAGCCGTCAGCTGTGGTGTAGTGAAGCTTCCGCCATCACCTACTTTCGTACCACCCACTGGTTGTGTATACCATTCAAGTGAAGAAACAGCACTGCCTGTTGCTGTCAGCGTCGCTGTATTACCGCTACAGATCGTAACGTTACGAACGGCGACAGCCGGAGCGGATACCTGTCTTGTAGCATAGTAGACGTTCGCTTTCACCAGTGCGGCAATGATACCAGCTCTCAGGCGAACCTGAACACGGTCATAAGTACCACCTGGCGCAAATGCTACCGTGAATTTGCTGGAACCTGTCAGCAGACGAACACTTACGCTGCTGTTATTCAGTAATACGGCGTCGTTATTCGGGTTAGCGCCATTGAAGCTGGATACTTCCAGAGAACTCAGTAAACCTGCATCTACTACCTGAGCAGGCAGTTCCAGCACGATGCGTACGCTATCGCCGGCAGCTGCTGCATCCGGGAAGATGAGACTTTGCTGTACGCTACCGCTGCCGGCAGCCAATGGTACAGAAAGTATCGAGAAATTATTGATATCAGCATCTGTTGTATTCGCTGCATCCTGTACAGAGCAGAGTACACATACCGCTGTTGTACTGTTTGTTTGTGCATTTGCAAAATCACATGCTGTATTGGGCGCAACGGTCACTGTCAGCGGTACTGCTGTACGCTGGCTCGGACAGCTACCT contains the following coding sequences:
- a CDS encoding PorP/SprF family type IX secretion system membrane protein — protein: MKNKNILFVVGTVLIALMPGWVKAQVDPHFSQYYAYPMWLNPALTGIVDGDYRVSANYRNQWVNIGKPFSTVGVSFDAAAANNIGVGLNITNMSAGDAGYNYLNAMASFSYRGVRFGETGTSQLVFGIQAGMINRKIDPAKWQLGSQYDPVMGFDPSKPSGENISTTSSNSFDAAAGVMFFDGNPNHQFNPFAGFSAGHLTQPQDPFVSAGSNKRLPVRYIGHGGTRIKLNEIFSLTPHGLYMRQGNAHETVVGLYGQAYLNEEFDFLLGANYRINDSAIPFAGFHFKNFVLGLSYDVNASNLRRLVNGSNSFELSLSFISRKKKVYSEENFFCPRL